The Acanthochromis polyacanthus isolate Apoly-LR-REF ecotype Palm Island chromosome 17, KAUST_Apoly_ChrSc, whole genome shotgun sequence genome has a window encoding:
- the foxi3a gene encoding forkhead box protein I3a has translation MASFMPEQGLSPLLWGCCLPQQELPSLDLDLSDFSLYTPPPPPESPWLPPTSDQNGSFLCSPDQGPLPEATGCPTGLPPAFRGFLHHLYGLHRLPGGSWFSLSSPDDVLSLVRPPYSYSALIAMAIQSAPDQRLTLSQIYQYVSNNFPFYSRNKAGWQNSIRHNLSLNDCFQKVPRDETDPGKGNYWTLDPNCEKIFDNGNFRRKRKRKADTTDANKKPSTSLSLPSEPSPKLPSMHCSSDGDTSLSDATSDLSSFLCHLLPPPSSSFMQVPDQASPPPPPQGPVYSYSPGAVVPQWDTCSSSPPSKSFPSSQSTPPHFPSVADPQTGPFPLYVELQTASCPPPELQEAQQLQQAQCEPLFSGGFNNALPLDCLVLQQ, from the exons ATGGCATCCTTCATGCCGGAGCAGGGTCTGTCCCCCCTCCTGTGGGGATGCTGCCTCCCCCAGCAGGAGCTTCCGTCTCTGGACCTCGACTTGTCTGACTTCAGCCTCTACACCCCACCGCCTCCTCCTGAGTCGCCATGGCTACCGCCGACCAGCGACCAGAATGGCTCCTTTCTCTGCAGCCCAGACCAGGGACCCCTCCCTGAGGCCACAGGGTGCCCTACAGGACTCCCTCCAGCATTCAGAGGCTTCCTCCACCATCTCTATGGCCTCCACAGGCTCCCCGGTGGCTCCTGGTTCTCCCTGTCCTCCCCGGACGACGTCCTGAGTCTGGTCCGACCGCCGTACTCCTACTCCGCTCTCATCGCCATGGCGATCCAGAGCGCCCCCGATCAGCGGCTGACGCTCAGCCAGATCTACCAGTACGTCTCCAACAACTTCCCCTTCTACAGCCGCAACAAGGCCGGCTGGCAGAATTCCATCCGCCACAACCTGTCGCTCAACGACTGTTTCCAGAAGGTTCCTCGCGACGAGACCGATCCAG GTAAAGGAAACTACTGGACTCTGGACCCAAACTGTGAGAAGATATTCGACAACGGGAACTTCCGGCgcaagaggaagaggaaggccGACACCACCGACGCTAATAAGAAACCTTCCACCTCCTTGTCTTTGCCTTCGGAGCCAAGTCCCAAacttcccagcatgcactgtAGCAGTGATGGCGACACTTCTCTCTCAGACGCCACCTCTGACCTCAGCAGCTTCCTGTGtcacctccttcctcctccttcctcctcgtTCATGCAGGTACCAGACCAGGCCtccccacctccacctcctcaaGGACCCGTATACTCTTATTCACCTGGCGCCGTGGTGCCACAGTGGGACACCTGCAGCTCCTCTCCTCCCAGCAAATCCTTCCCGTCCTCCCAGTCGACTCCCCCACACTTCCCCTCTGTCGCTGACCCTCAGACCGGCCCATTCCCGCTGTATGTTGAGCTACAGACAGCGTCTTGTCCTCCGCCGGAGCTCCAGGAGgcccagcagctgcagcaggccCAGTGTGAGCCCCTCTTCTCTGGGGGCTTCAACAACGCTCTGCCCCTCGACTGTCTGGTTCTCCAGCAGTAA